In a genomic window of Coprococcus eutactus:
- a CDS encoding Fe-S-containing hydro-lyase translates to MDKHIKAPFDRDEVKKLKAGDYVYIDGIVYSARDAAHKRMYDSIMESGCYDASGTELYEKGIVPIDLNGNVIYYLGPTPAKPGQIIGSAGPTTSSRMDKYTPLILSKGLCGMIGKGKRSPEVINAIVDNKAVYLAAVGGAGALLSKCIKESEVIAYDDLGTEAIRKMRVENFPAIVVIDSEGHNLYETAVTDYLAEKEAKQ, encoded by the coding sequence ATGGACAAACATATAAAAGCACCATTTGACAGGGATGAAGTAAAAAAACTCAAAGCAGGAGATTATGTATATATAGATGGAATAGTGTACAGTGCTAGAGATGCGGCGCACAAGAGAATGTATGACTCTATCATGGAATCGGGATGTTATGATGCAAGCGGAACGGAGCTGTATGAAAAGGGGATAGTTCCAATTGATCTGAATGGCAATGTTATATATTATCTAGGACCGACACCGGCAAAACCGGGACAGATTATAGGATCAGCCGGGCCTACTACCAGCAGCCGTATGGACAAATACACACCGCTTATACTCAGCAAAGGATTGTGTGGAATGATCGGGAAAGGTAAGAGAAGTCCGGAAGTTATAAATGCAATAGTTGACAATAAAGCAGTATATCTGGCTGCTGTCGGAGGAGCGGGAGCACTTCTCTCAAAGTGTATAAAGGAATCTGAGGTCATAGCATATGATGATCTGGGAACAGAGGCTATAAGAAAGATGAGGGTGGAGAATTTCCCTGCTATAGTCGTCATAGATTCGGAGGGACACAACCTTTATGAAACGGCTGTCACGGACTATCTTGCTGAAAAAGAGGCAAAACAATAA
- a CDS encoding FtsW/RodA/SpoVE family cell cycle protein: MSDTTAVNNTEKGKYTSGVVYKIIIAMTFLIAFGLIMVASTSKVQEVSENFREHVIYIGIGIALVFFCVYVPYGWYKKLAWVAYGISVILTACLMNKSWGIEVNGATRWLKFPGLPQFQVADVVKTCMIIFIAAYISSKWREMDKFKTIIILWLVVGAEAVFLYKVSNNLSSALVVLGICYLCTFITSKNWKLHLVVLILFLLVAAGLIGYVVTHLPTQDELKNDDNNFRFGRIIGWLYTDRYELDEGYQVKQSLYAIGSGSLLGKGLGSGTQKLEKIPEAQNDMIFAIVCEELGLVGAILLFLMYGYLIYQLYVIVKESTNVFGSVLVIGTMVHFICQIIINVCVATNLFPNTGVSLPFISSGGSALITTMIECGICIGVRSQQTKRMYQKHLAE, translated from the coding sequence ATGAGTGATACAACTGCAGTAAACAACACAGAAAAGGGTAAATACACTTCAGGTGTAGTGTACAAGATCATAATAGCTATGACATTTCTGATAGCATTTGGACTTATTATGGTGGCAAGTACATCAAAAGTTCAGGAAGTGTCGGAGAATTTCAGAGAGCATGTTATATATATAGGTATAGGTATAGCTTTGGTATTTTTTTGTGTATATGTACCATATGGATGGTATAAAAAGCTTGCCTGGGTGGCATATGGAATATCCGTAATCCTTACAGCGTGTCTTATGAACAAATCGTGGGGAATTGAGGTAAACGGTGCTACAAGATGGCTTAAATTTCCAGGATTGCCACAGTTTCAGGTGGCTGATGTTGTAAAGACATGTATGATCATATTTATAGCGGCATATATAAGCAGTAAATGGCGTGAGATGGACAAATTCAAAACCATAATTATATTGTGGCTGGTAGTTGGCGCCGAGGCAGTGTTCCTTTATAAGGTATCGAATAACCTGAGTTCAGCCCTGGTTGTTTTGGGTATATGTTATCTCTGTACTTTTATAACAAGTAAGAACTGGAAGCTTCATCTTGTAGTTCTGATTTTATTCCTGCTCGTTGCTGCAGGACTTATAGGTTATGTTGTAACACATCTGCCAACACAGGATGAATTAAAAAATGATGATAACAACTTCCGTTTTGGAAGAATTATTGGATGGCTTTACACAGACAGGTATGAGCTGGACGAGGGTTATCAGGTTAAACAGTCGCTCTATGCAATAGGAAGTGGATCACTTCTCGGCAAAGGCCTTGGAAGTGGTACCCAGAAGCTGGAGAAAATACCAGAGGCTCAGAACGATATGATATTTGCCATCGTATGTGAGGAACTTGGATTGGTTGGAGCAATACTTCTCTTCCTTATGTATGGATATCTCATATATCAGTTATACGTGATAGTAAAAGAGTCAACAAATGTATTTGGAAGTGTTCTTGTAATAGGAACGATGGTACATTTTATATGTCAGATAATCATTAATGTATGCGTAGCCACAAATCTTTTTCCAAACACTGGTGTTTCACTGCCATTTATAAGTTCGGGAGGTTCGGCACTGATAACTACTATGATAGAATGTGGAATCTGCATAGGTGTGCGAAGTCAGCAGACAAAGAGAATGTATCAGAAACATCTGGCAGAATAA
- a CDS encoding helix-turn-helix domain-containing protein, protein MAEKSYSISEAAAMVEVETHVLRYWEEELEIDIRRNEMGHRCYEDRDVKILQRVKILKDKGIQLKAIKDMVHKMYDMLDESKDEKKSVKPVDNGVNDEADENPDELDRILNEDKLLDIKNIDTIRVNCGDSKYGSGDEGTDSRIVDFKMAQFQNIMDKIVSNSIKNNIKMITQSVSGTVTEDVIKQIDVLIQEKEEQEEARYRRLDTTIRELQQTRQEIAASEAGRKRRGLFRKKNK, encoded by the coding sequence ATGGCGGAAAAAAGTTACAGCATAAGTGAAGCGGCGGCGATGGTTGAGGTTGAGACTCATGTACTCAGGTACTGGGAGGAAGAACTTGAGATAGACATAAGAAGAAATGAGATGGGTCATAGATGTTATGAGGATCGGGATGTCAAGATATTGCAAAGAGTAAAGATACTCAAGGATAAGGGAATACAGCTCAAGGCTATAAAGGATATGGTTCACAAAATGTATGATATGCTGGATGAGAGCAAGGATGAAAAAAAATCAGTGAAGCCTGTGGACAATGGTGTAAATGATGAAGCTGACGAAAATCCAGATGAATTAGACAGGATATTGAATGAAGACAAGCTGTTAGATATAAAAAATATAGACACAATAAGAGTCAATTGTGGGGACAGCAAATATGGTTCCGGGGATGAAGGCACTGATTCCAGAATAGTTGATTTCAAGATGGCCCAGTTTCAGAATATTATGGATAAGATAGTGAGCAATTCCATAAAAAACAATATAAAGATGATAACTCAGTCAGTATCTGGGACTGTCACGGAGGATGTAATAAAACAGATAGATGTACTTATACAGGAAAAGGAGGAGCAGGAGGAGGCAAGATACAGAAGGCTTGACACAACGATCAGGGAACTGCAGCAGACCAGACAAGAGATAGCAGCATCTGAGGCTGGCAGAAAAAGAAGAGGACTGTTCAGAAAGAAAAATAAATAG
- a CDS encoding tetratricopeptide repeat protein, with product MYCDNCGCELGENSRKCPVCGKEFPMINPVQEDEEGTTVLTSSQMGHADVQENTGAQNQNGGNKPENQNHANGQTLGVQKQTNGQIPGVQKQTNGQIPDNQDIMIRKKGEKKGMSKGAKAALIIIPILVVAAIAVLAVIYVPKFRKYNEAEDLMTQGKVEEAVTIYKDLGDFKDSYIKGNGAAYYRYAAELEKDGRNLEAAEYYKKSANSMKAAEDYGRSDDKNSDEIDSSDAFDKADQCYYNAGMDQMNAASYDSAIEAFKNAGTYKDSSDKVIECTYKKAQALIGSKDYDGAIEILSTIEDYSDVKNLLAQCYYNKGSELLKAGKYDEAYDMYTKSEYDDYKKKASECIYQKAGEYYKEKDYKNALKSYEKVDSSYKKCIKEKDKCYIGLASQEYKNKNYKSSVEYYEKVQKTDVSEKIVKAKLAYISANKNASNETTMTYIGQLRYAGNEKAQKVFLELVKWNIESFVNSSEKDMEKKSNTITAKAGSDIYIHTSFSFSGDDSMKISGYVVYSDGNKSDSISFSDNVVDGWSSWVKINGDGIPKGVTYLYLVNDNTDKIIEVYPFTVK from the coding sequence ATGTATTGTGATAATTGTGGATGTGAATTGGGGGAGAATAGTAGAAAATGTCCAGTATGTGGAAAAGAGTTTCCTATGATAAATCCAGTTCAGGAAGACGAAGAAGGAACCACTGTCCTCACATCATCCCAGATGGGACATGCTGATGTACAAGAAAATACAGGTGCACAGAACCAGAATGGCGGAAATAAACCGGAAAATCAGAATCATGCAAATGGTCAGACTCTTGGAGTTCAGAAACAAACGAATGGTCAGATTCCTGGAGTTCAGAAACAGACGAATGGTCAGATTCCGGATAACCAGGACATCATGATAAGAAAAAAAGGCGAGAAAAAAGGAATGAGTAAGGGTGCGAAGGCAGCTCTGATAATAATTCCTATATTAGTTGTCGCAGCAATTGCGGTTCTTGCAGTCATATATGTTCCAAAGTTCAGAAAATACAACGAAGCTGAAGATCTGATGACACAGGGAAAGGTCGAGGAGGCAGTTACTATTTACAAGGATCTTGGAGACTTTAAGGATTCGTATATCAAGGGTAACGGAGCAGCTTATTACAGATATGCCGCAGAGCTTGAAAAGGATGGAAGAAATCTTGAGGCTGCCGAGTATTATAAGAAATCTGCAAACAGCATGAAGGCTGCAGAGGATTACGGCAGATCAGACGATAAGAATTCAGATGAAATAGACAGTTCGGACGCATTTGATAAGGCGGATCAGTGTTATTACAACGCCGGAATGGATCAGATGAATGCAGCATCGTATGATTCTGCTATAGAGGCGTTCAAGAACGCGGGAACATACAAGGACTCATCAGATAAGGTCATAGAGTGCACATACAAGAAGGCACAGGCTTTGATAGGTTCTAAGGACTATGACGGTGCCATAGAGATACTTTCAACTATAGAAGATTACAGCGATGTCAAGAATCTTCTTGCCCAGTGTTACTATAACAAGGGATCCGAGCTCTTAAAGGCAGGAAAGTATGACGAGGCATATGATATGTATACAAAGTCAGAGTATGACGACTATAAGAAAAAGGCAAGTGAGTGTATATATCAGAAAGCGGGCGAGTACTACAAAGAAAAGGATTACAAGAATGCACTCAAAAGCTATGAAAAGGTAGATTCAAGTTATAAGAAGTGTATTAAAGAGAAAGACAAATGTTATATAGGTCTGGCAAGTCAGGAGTATAAAAACAAGAATTATAAGAGTTCAGTCGAGTATTATGAAAAGGTTCAGAAAACCGATGTGTCAGAAAAAATAGTCAAGGCAAAGCTTGCATATATAAGTGCAAATAAAAACGCTTCAAATGAGACGACAATGACATATATAGGACAACTCAGATATGCAGGCAATGAAAAGGCTCAGAAGGTATTTTTGGAGCTTGTGAAGTGGAATATAGAGTCATTTGTAAACAGTAGCGAAAAGGATATGGAGAAGAAGTCTAACACTATAACAGCAAAGGCTGGATCTGATATATATATACACACTTCATTTAGTTTTTCAGGTGATGATTCAATGAAAATAAGTGGATATGTAGTATATTCAGATGGAAATAAATCTGACAGTATAAGTTTTTCAGATAATGTTGTAGATGGATGGTCTTCATGGGTCAAGATAAATGGAGATGGAATACCAAAGGGTGTAACATATCTTTATCTTGTAAATGATAATACAGATAAAATAATTGAGGTTTATCCTTTTACTGTAAAGTAG
- a CDS encoding sensor histidine kinase — translation MNITKKVKIMIIVVWLTALVSMVIGTCIIGKYFITGTYGSNHSLQLLYSQNDPVNDVYKAISAERESIINKVKSNPGYYLDKKNAADLNERTSANNTYVIMKVDDEYTFVGVDTFSDALKNQLKFNDSSTNISTIDEDTDVGGENQIKVQEYLMTQPSMYLCNQISYVYQGQSVDLYMLTYYGNYMDRFRGTMFGYIILMVVIMFILSGLVALLIYQQFVNPLVKLKQAAEKMGSGNLDEKIEICKNREDEVGELCESFENMRQRMSDFAKAKMHYEEENRQLISNISHDLRTPITTIKGYVEGIMDGVADTPEKRDRYLKMIYSKANEMDSLINELSLYTNINNNAIPYEFHRVSVKDYFNDCMEEVHATLMSKNMTLTYRNYCDDDVMVIVDPDQLKRVINNIVTNSIKYMDKEYGQVDISIYDNDAEVKIAINDNGRGIDTDSLPHIFDRMYRADSARQSRGGSGLGLAICKKIVEEHGGNIYATSQIGKGTTIVFTLKKYIPKDVGNGAQADGDEESAENSQKDIQKKDGQRRDNQKKDTQRKSTLQIINPLKKRRDTDEQNIDN, via the coding sequence ATGAACATCACAAAAAAAGTAAAGATAATGATCATAGTAGTGTGGCTTACCGCATTGGTATCTATGGTAATAGGAACATGTATTATAGGAAAATATTTTATAACGGGAACGTATGGCAGTAATCATTCCCTGCAGCTTTTATATAGCCAGAATGATCCGGTGAATGATGTATACAAGGCAATATCGGCAGAGAGAGAGAGTATTATAAATAAGGTAAAGAGCAATCCAGGTTATTACCTTGACAAGAAGAATGCCGCTGATCTCAATGAAAGGACATCTGCAAACAACACATATGTGATCATGAAGGTGGATGACGAGTACACATTTGTGGGGGTTGATACATTTTCTGATGCGCTGAAAAATCAGTTGAAATTTAACGACAGCAGCACAAATATAAGTACTATAGACGAGGATACAGATGTCGGAGGGGAAAATCAGATCAAGGTTCAGGAGTATCTGATGACGCAGCCATCCATGTATCTCTGTAACCAGATATCTTATGTATATCAGGGGCAGAGTGTTGATTTGTATATGCTCACATATTATGGTAATTATATGGACAGATTCAGAGGAACGATGTTTGGCTACATAATTCTTATGGTCGTCATCATGTTTATACTCAGTGGACTAGTAGCATTACTTATATATCAGCAGTTTGTAAATCCTCTTGTAAAACTCAAACAGGCTGCAGAGAAAATGGGGTCCGGTAATCTTGATGAGAAAATAGAGATATGTAAAAACAGGGAAGATGAGGTCGGCGAGCTCTGTGAATCATTTGAGAATATGCGTCAGAGAATGAGTGACTTTGCAAAAGCTAAGATGCATTATGAGGAGGAGAACAGACAGCTCATAAGCAATATATCCCATGACCTTAGAACCCCTATAACCACTATAAAGGGTTATGTTGAAGGAATTATGGATGGTGTGGCAGATACACCTGAGAAGCGTGACAGATACCTAAAGATGATATACAGCAAAGCAAATGAGATGGACAGTCTGATAAATGAGCTGTCGCTCTACACGAATATCAACAACAATGCGATACCGTATGAGTTCCACAGAGTATCGGTGAAGGATTATTTCAATGACTGTATGGAGGAAGTGCACGCAACACTTATGTCCAAGAATATGACTCTGACATACAGGAATTATTGTGATGATGATGTAATGGTAATAGTTGATCCGGATCAGCTAAAGCGTGTTATCAATAATATCGTAACAAATTCTATAAAATATATGGATAAGGAATATGGACAGGTTGATATCAGCATATATGACAATGATGCTGAGGTAAAGATTGCCATCAATGACAACGGCAGGGGAATTGATACGGATAGTCTCCCTCATATATTTGACAGAATGTACAGGGCAGACAGTGCGAGACAGTCCCGGGGAGGAAGCGGTCTGGGACTTGCTATTTGTAAGAAGATAGTGGAAGAACACGGTGGAAATATATATGCGACCAGCCAGATAGGAAAAGGAACGACTATAGTGTTTACGCTGAAGAAATATATCCCGAAGGATGTTGGCAATGGAGCACAAGCAGATGGCGATGAAGAGTCCGCAGAAAACAGCCAGAAAGACATACAGAAGAAGGATGGCCAGCGTAGGGACAACCAGAAGAAAGATACACAGCGAAAAAGTACATTGCAGATTATAAATCCACTAAAGAAAAGGAGAGATACAGATGAGCAAAATATTGATAATTGA
- a CDS encoding FHA domain-containing protein has protein sequence MTQALREYKKIEYKLDQVTPINKYELNAYNVPFAGNTSMCREIFVKGERKLEFSIDGDMSFLQIMQKPVFSDELIEYIFSISKQLVSIIQNGLAFDKIVWDCNYMFVRLRDFSVQLLYLPLDTRFETRNIGDFIKEMLSGFVFAHTPAIECANQIVDYFNDHREFDAFHFNEFVSELRSASQLLIIQGEKCRSEILSDVNDSNSKEKAIQKAEEAAKRAEEARINAENEAKRQIQEAKYQAELARQAEENRMKAEAARVEAEIWRQKVAAEARDYERTAILVTQDNPDENSDSYDDMEKVRVEQMLKTVMEERQRAEKASSQYADEIRRAREQEMQAEEARMQAEFAARKNEEEAKRQADLARRQAEEAKRLSEQVDEEPPTTLFSNRTLVSENIPTLMRVSTGETVQVTKQVFCIGKADQGVDYKVIGNKSISRRHAYITSINGINYLRDNNSTNHTFLNGTQVYSNVDVPIPDNSVIRLSNEEFIFKTNS, from the coding sequence ATGACTCAGGCGTTGAGGGAATATAAGAAAATAGAATATAAATTGGATCAGGTTACACCTATTAACAAGTATGAGCTCAATGCTTATAATGTACCATTTGCAGGTAATACAAGTATGTGCAGAGAGATATTTGTTAAGGGGGAGCGAAAGCTGGAGTTTTCAATAGATGGAGACATGAGTTTTCTTCAGATCATGCAGAAACCGGTATTTAGTGATGAACTGATAGAGTACATATTCAGTATAAGTAAGCAGCTTGTTTCAATAATACAGAATGGACTTGCATTTGATAAGATAGTATGGGACTGCAATTATATGTTTGTAAGACTGCGCGATTTCAGTGTACAGCTTTTGTACCTTCCACTGGATACAAGATTTGAGACAAGAAACATAGGTGATTTCATAAAGGAAATGTTGTCAGGGTTTGTTTTTGCACATACACCAGCTATAGAGTGTGCTAATCAGATAGTGGATTACTTCAACGATCACAGAGAATTTGATGCTTTTCATTTCAATGAGTTTGTGTCAGAACTCAGGTCAGCCAGCCAGCTCCTAATAATTCAGGGAGAGAAGTGCAGAAGTGAGATACTTTCCGATGTGAATGACAGCAACAGCAAAGAGAAAGCCATACAGAAGGCGGAAGAGGCTGCAAAAAGGGCTGAGGAAGCCAGGATAAATGCCGAGAACGAGGCAAAGAGACAGATCCAGGAGGCAAAATATCAGGCCGAGCTTGCAAGACAGGCCGAGGAGAACAGAATGAAGGCTGAAGCCGCCAGGGTAGAGGCTGAGATATGGAGACAGAAGGTTGCCGCCGAGGCAAGAGACTATGAGAGAACGGCTATTCTCGTCACACAGGACAACCCGGATGAGAATTCAGATAGTTATGATGATATGGAGAAGGTGCGTGTTGAGCAGATGCTTAAGACAGTCATGGAAGAGAGGCAGAGAGCGGAGAAGGCTTCATCACAGTATGCTGATGAGATAAGACGTGCCAGAGAACAGGAGATGCAGGCAGAAGAGGCCAGAATGCAGGCTGAGTTTGCTGCAAGAAAGAATGAGGAAGAGGCGAAACGCCAGGCTGATCTTGCGAGACGTCAGGCTGAAGAGGCCAAAAGACTCAGTGAGCAGGTGGATGAAGAACCGCCAACTACTCTGTTTAGCAACAGAACTCTTGTGAGCGAAAATATACCAACTTTGATGAGAGTTAGCACAGGAGAGACAGTTCAGGTAACTAAACAGGTATTTTGTATAGGAAAAGCTGATCAGGGAGTTGACTATAAAGTCATAGGAAATAAATCAATAAGCAGGAGACATGCTTATATAACAAGCATCAACGGAATAAATTATCTGAGGGATAACAATTCCACAAACCATACTTTTCTCAATGGAACACAGGTATACAGTAATGTGGATGTGCCTATACCTGATAACAGTGTGATAAGACTTTCAAATGAGGAGTTTATTTTCAAGACCAACTCATAA
- a CDS encoding L,D-transpeptidase family protein — protein MRKIREIALVTATALLMTMCPVDMTGSNSKHSGRAGYTVYAAETDSAEYTVASSSDSDKPVEKNGWYNEDGKRFYYSEGEKLKSQLLQINEKNNGKIYKNTYYLSSDGSVAGGLKKVNESLYYFDSSSKTFPGAAVSGWKSVNNKTYYFLSSKKAAVGVTTIGSKKYYFAPDTNVLQGGLKKTTNGYMYFSTKTGVAVVNRLVDSMYFNGDGYAVKRKFVTYNGNDYYIGSNYKAVTGIKKIDNYYYNFDSKGVMKKNVWYQSKSGRYYFGSNGRTVKGLNRISGYTFYFDGNFKIVKNTWKTINGNKYYFGPSSKAYTGLRKIGNYYYYFGAKGVMAKNKFLKISGKKYYFGGNGRAYIGVRRVNGEVYNFSSKGYLTTGIKKVYGRLYLFDENGKVVRRSGWYTSKKGNKYYLKSNGSLVTGYKKIGDDFYFFSETNGRMYKNRWAYAKGYKFYFEKNGKRLTNVESILGPQDSYEIMVNKTTNVVTIYAKDGNKGYTIPVKAFVCSGGDSTPLGTFYIPAKWRWLSLVGNCYGQWNTLITYEESILFHSVYYDEVDADTLSVDAYNKLGTTCSHGCIRLKAGDAKWIYDNCSLGTKITIFESNADGPFPKPSFVKLSSSHTWDPTDPNMAYKCKERGCHKGIAW, from the coding sequence ATGCGAAAAATCAGGGAAATAGCGCTTGTTACTGCAACTGCATTGTTGATGACAATGTGTCCTGTTGATATGACAGGTTCAAATTCGAAACATAGCGGCAGAGCAGGATATACAGTGTATGCAGCAGAGACAGACAGTGCGGAATATACAGTGGCATCATCTTCAGATTCTGATAAGCCTGTAGAAAAAAACGGCTGGTATAATGAAGATGGAAAGAGATTTTATTATAGCGAAGGTGAAAAACTGAAAAGCCAGCTTCTTCAGATAAATGAGAAAAACAATGGTAAGATATACAAAAATACATATTATTTATCCTCCGACGGATCAGTGGCTGGTGGATTAAAAAAGGTAAATGAAAGTCTGTATTATTTTGATTCAAGCTCTAAGACTTTTCCTGGAGCTGCGGTCAGTGGATGGAAATCTGTAAATAATAAAACATATTATTTTCTCAGCAGCAAGAAAGCCGCCGTGGGTGTCACGACAATAGGATCAAAGAAATATTATTTTGCACCTGATACAAATGTACTTCAGGGTGGACTTAAAAAAACGACAAACGGATATATGTATTTTTCAACGAAGACAGGTGTGGCTGTTGTGAACAGACTGGTTGACAGCATGTATTTTAACGGCGATGGATATGCCGTTAAAAGAAAGTTTGTTACATACAATGGAAATGATTACTATATAGGGTCTAATTACAAGGCAGTGACGGGAATAAAAAAGATAGATAATTATTACTATAACTTTGATTCTAAAGGTGTCATGAAGAAGAATGTGTGGTATCAGTCAAAGTCCGGCAGATATTATTTTGGTTCCAACGGACGTACGGTGAAGGGATTGAACAGGATAAGCGGTTATACGTTCTATTTTGATGGCAATTTTAAGATAGTTAAAAATACCTGGAAGACTATAAACGGCAATAAATATTATTTTGGACCGAGCAGTAAGGCATATACAGGACTCAGAAAGATAGGTAATTATTACTATTACTTTGGTGCCAAAGGAGTAATGGCAAAAAACAAATTTTTAAAGATATCAGGCAAGAAATATTACTTTGGAGGCAATGGCAGAGCCTATATCGGTGTGAGACGTGTAAATGGAGAGGTGTACAACTTTTCTTCAAAGGGATATCTGACAACTGGTATCAAGAAAGTATACGGTAGACTGTATCTCTTTGATGAGAACGGAAAAGTCGTGAGAAGAAGTGGATGGTATACTTCAAAGAAGGGCAATAAGTATTACCTGAAATCAAATGGAAGCCTTGTAACTGGATATAAGAAAATTGGCGATGATTTCTACTTTTTCAGTGAGACTAACGGCCGTATGTACAAAAACAGATGGGCATATGCAAAGGGATACAAGTTCTACTTTGAAAAAAATGGAAAGAGACTTACAAATGTTGAATCCATTTTAGGCCCACAGGATTCATATGAGATCATGGTGAATAAGACTACAAATGTTGTAACGATATATGCAAAGGATGGCAATAAGGGATATACGATTCCAGTCAAAGCATTTGTGTGCTCAGGAGGAGACAGTACACCTCTAGGAACCTTCTATATACCAGCAAAATGGAGATGGCTGTCACTTGTTGGCAATTGTTATGGACAGTGGAATACACTGATAACCTACGAGGAAAGCATATTGTTCCATTCAGTATATTACGATGAGGTGGATGCAGATACGTTGTCAGTGGATGCATACAATAAGCTTGGAACTACATGTTCTCATGGATGTATAAGACTTAAAGCTGGCGATGCAAAGTGGATATATGACAATTGTTCATTGGGAACAAAAATTACTATATTTGAGAGCAATGCTGATGGTCCTTTCCCAAAACCATCATTTGTAAAGCTTAGTTCTAGCCATACATGGGATCCTACAGATCCAAATATGGCTTATAAATGTAAAGAACGTGGATGTCATAAAGGAATAGCGTGGTAA
- a CDS encoding fibronectin type III domain-containing protein, protein MRRERTFKKSLLFLAIMSIMIFAMSITASAAATNIKQTEGTERYVELSWDSSNGRADRYKVYYSTSENGKYTAVTDYTSSSTSKMIRDLNAGSTYYIKVASYSSYNSSTAYSVSAPVQVVTAPISVNSDSILQTAGTPSSFTVGWSKVVGATGYIVTKDNGSSKASKKVSTNKAAIKATAGNRYNVNVVAYRKAPKTGFVAKSYSSTGYGMKSSPSTPMYFADATKGGLSWTPTSSSKAYPTLYWTVNPNDKTSPDGYQIEIYTVDGKKKITTAKTSRKNISIASASSNKLIKNKGFKARIRAYIKNDKATCVSKWSAMRTVIPQASIKITASSHTSAMVKWPKVANATKYIIYVSRDSGYSDSGHWAKKELSASTTSYNIKGLTKWKDFGVYVIPVVKVKGKAYKAYKTWYTYTYVY, encoded by the coding sequence ATGAGAAGAGAAAGAACATTCAAGAAATCACTGTTATTCCTTGCAATAATGTCTATCATGATATTTGCAATGTCAATAACAGCATCAGCAGCTGCTACCAATATCAAGCAGACTGAGGGAACAGAGAGATATGTAGAGCTTTCATGGGATAGCAGCAACGGAAGAGCAGATCGTTATAAGGTGTACTACTCAACAAGTGAGAATGGAAAGTATACAGCAGTGACAGACTATACTTCATCATCAACATCAAAGATGATAAGAGACCTCAATGCCGGATCAACATACTATATAAAGGTTGCATCTTATTCAAGCTATAACTCATCAACAGCTTACAGTGTAAGTGCACCTGTTCAGGTAGTTACAGCACCTATAAGTGTAAATAGCGATTCAATCCTTCAGACAGCAGGAACACCTTCATCATTTACAGTAGGATGGTCAAAGGTAGTTGGAGCAACAGGATACATAGTAACAAAGGACAATGGAAGCAGCAAGGCATCAAAGAAAGTCAGTACTAACAAGGCTGCAATCAAAGCAACAGCCGGCAACAGATATAATGTTAACGTAGTTGCATACAGAAAGGCTCCTAAGACAGGATTTGTTGCAAAGTCATATTCATCAACAGGTTATGGAATGAAGTCTTCACCATCAACTCCTATGTACTTTGCAGATGCTACAAAGGGTGGATTATCATGGACACCTACAAGCTCATCAAAGGCTTACCCAACACTTTATTGGACAGTAAATCCTAACGACAAGACATCTCCTGACGGATATCAGATCGAGATCTACACAGTAGATGGAAAGAAGAAGATAACAACAGCTAAGACATCAAGAAAGAATATCTCAATAGCATCAGCATCAAGCAACAAGTTGATAAAGAACAAGGGATTCAAGGCGAGAATCAGAGCGTACATAAAGAATGACAAGGCAACTTGTGTCAGCAAGTGGTCAGCAATGAGAACAGTTATTCCACAGGCTTCAATCAAGATAACAGCTTCAAGCCATACTTCAGCTATGGTTAAATGGCCAAAGGTTGCAAATGCAACAAAGTACATAATATATGTAAGCAGGGATTCAGGATACTCAGACAGTGGTCACTGGGCAAAGAAGGAGTTAAGTGCTTCTACAACTTCATACAATATAAAAGGACTTACAAAGTGGAAGGATTTTGGAGTATATGTTATACCTGTAGTCAAGGTAAAAGGAAAAGCATATAAGGCATATAAGACATGGTATACATACACATATGTGTACTAA